The following DNA comes from Triticum aestivum cultivar Chinese Spring chromosome 3D, IWGSC CS RefSeq v2.1, whole genome shotgun sequence.
TTTGTATAAGTTCTACAGTGTAATCTGCACCAGTATTACAGTGTAATTTCCCATAGTCTTTTCAGTGTAATTGATGCATTGATTACTCTGTAAGTTGGGTTAGTATTACAGTGTAATTTCCCAGTCTTTTCAGTCTAATATGCGTAAGTTCTATAGTGTAATCTGCACCAGTATTACAACTGTAATCCCCGTGTGTAATTTGATTCAGTTATTTTTAGTGTAATTGCTAACTGCGTTGATTACTCTGTAATTTTGGTCACTAGTATAGTGTAATTTGCTCTAGTTTTTTCTACTTCCTGCCTTGATGGTCTAATTTGGACCAGTATTAATAGTTTAGTCCTCTTTAGTTTTAAGCTTCATTATCTATGGGGAGGCTACGGAAAGTCTCTCACAAGGATGTTCCAGAAGCTTCTTCTATTGAGAGTTTGATTTTTTGCAAGATCCCTTTGTGCCCAATGACTTTGCGGAAGATGGTGCTAATGTTATGTCTTTGGTAGTTATTTATGTCTTTATTCATTAGCTTTATTTTCTCCTTTATTCTCCTCTTTTTAGTTTTTAAATTTTTTGTGTTATTTATTATCTTTTCAAGAGGCTACGAGTGATGATGGAGTACTTGACAAAGCTCTATTCCAGTTCTATATGAACCATGTCTGTATTCTAGTTCTGATTTTTACGTGTTGTACTATATCAATCTTTCTGTGTTATTTTTCTAGTTGTGACTGATTCTTGTGTGTTTTTTTCAGAAAGTAAAACACCTGAAGAGGAAGTTATCCTGTGCTGCAGGAAGGAATGTGGTTAGTctcttttttacttttattttcggATATCCTGTTTTTTGGGTTCCCAACTCATGGGTTCTCAGGTTTAATGTGTTTCTCCTTTTTGTTTTTTGTAGAGGCAGAAACGATCTTCTGATTTCCCCGTTTGTTCAACCTTCACTAGATATTCTGGGAAATTCTTCTCAGCTGTTGTTGATGGTTTGTGTCCTAGGTATAAGGGTGTCATTGAGAATTATGGCATGCATTGTCTTCTTAGGTTTGTGAGTACTGAGGTCCCACTTAGGCTTGTTAAGTGGCTTGCATCTAGGTTTGATGTTCTCGCTTCTGAGTTACAGTTAAAAATGAAGTTTATCCCCCTTACTAAGTACGACATACATGATATCCTTGGCCTTCCAGTAGATGGTGAGCCACTTGTTTGTGACCCTGAGTCTGGTCGTGATTTTATCTTATCACATTTCAATCATACCAGCACTCCTCCTGTGTCCTTTTTCGCCAAGAAGCTCAAGGATGTTGATCTCCAGTTGCCTGATGAGG
Coding sequences within:
- the LOC123079858 gene encoding uncharacterized protein, which translates into the protein MNHKVKHLKRKLSCAAGRNVRQKRSSDFPVCSTFTRYSGKFFSAVVDGLCPRYKGVIENYGMHCLLRFVSTEVPLRLVKWLASRFDVLASELQLKMKFIPLTKYDIHDILGLPVDGEPLVCDPESGRDFILSHFNHTSTPPVSFFAKKLKDVDLQLPDEDVFICFTIVAFSTFLCPNSSLSPSPKYLHIFRDCQSVCRYDLQFV